From the Sphingomonas mesophila genome, one window contains:
- a CDS encoding MATE family efflux transporter: MASDNKGEWRSELRATLSLAWPLILANLTTQIIQATDAVLIGRLGAEALASVALALGLTFAITLFALGLLTASAPMMATALGARFNAVRDVRRTFRVAMWAALLMSLPIMALLASAEPLIVALGQEPRLAAGAGEFLRGYLWALPPWMAFQVMRNFLSVMERPGWVLTISTAGILVNLGAGYALIFGKLGLPALGLFGGGLASAITWTAMALALAAVLVTDRQFRRFHLFGRFWRGDAKRFAGLFKLGLPIGLTMGFEGAVFSAAAYLMGLFGAASVAGHQIALQIAATTFMVPMGLAQAATVRVGLALGRGDGDGITRAGWTAFALGVGFMALMAVLMWAAPRPLIALFLDDTPANAAAIALGTSFLLIAAAFQLVDGAQVVAAGMLRGLHDTRVPMIYALVGYWVVGLGVGVWLAFGRGWQGAGIWTGLAVGLAFVAALMIRRWARRDRLGLVAPLRT, translated from the coding sequence ATGGCGAGCGACAACAAAGGCGAGTGGCGGAGCGAGCTTCGGGCGACGTTAAGCCTGGCTTGGCCGCTGATCCTCGCCAACCTTACCACGCAGATCATCCAGGCCACCGACGCGGTGCTGATCGGGCGGCTGGGGGCGGAGGCGCTGGCGTCGGTCGCGCTGGCGCTTGGGCTGACCTTCGCCATCACCTTGTTCGCGCTCGGGCTGCTGACGGCTTCGGCGCCGATGATGGCGACGGCCCTGGGCGCCCGATTTAACGCCGTGCGCGACGTGCGGCGCACCTTCCGTGTCGCGATGTGGGCGGCGCTGCTGATGAGCCTGCCGATCATGGCGCTGCTGGCCAGCGCCGAACCGCTGATCGTAGCGCTCGGCCAGGAGCCGCGGCTGGCGGCGGGGGCGGGCGAATTCCTGCGCGGCTATCTGTGGGCACTGCCGCCGTGGATGGCGTTCCAGGTGATGCGCAACTTCCTGTCAGTGATGGAGCGGCCGGGCTGGGTGCTGACGATCAGCACGGCCGGGATCCTGGTTAATCTCGGCGCGGGCTATGCGCTGATCTTCGGCAAGCTGGGGCTGCCCGCGCTGGGCCTGTTCGGCGGCGGGCTGGCGAGCGCGATCACGTGGACCGCGATGGCGTTGGCGCTGGCGGCGGTGCTGGTCACCGACCGGCAGTTCCGCCGCTTCCATCTGTTCGGCCGATTTTGGCGCGGCGACGCGAAGCGCTTCGCAGGGCTGTTCAAGCTCGGCCTGCCGATCGGGCTGACGATGGGGTTCGAGGGCGCGGTGTTCAGCGCGGCGGCCTATCTGATGGGGTTGTTCGGGGCGGCGTCGGTCGCCGGCCACCAGATCGCGCTGCAAATCGCGGCGACCACCTTCATGGTGCCGATGGGCCTGGCGCAGGCGGCGACGGTGCGCGTTGGTCTGGCGCTCGGCCGCGGCGACGGTGACGGGATCACGCGCGCCGGCTGGACGGCGTTTGCGCTTGGAGTGGGGTTCATGGCGCTGATGGCGGTCCTGATGTGGGCGGCGCCGCGGCCGCTGATCGCCCTGTTCCTCGACGACACGCCGGCCAATGCCGCGGCGATCGCGCTCGGCACGTCGTTCCTGCTGATCGCCGCCGCCTTCCAGTTGGTCGACGGGGCGCAGGTCGTCGCCGCCGGGATGCTGCGCGGGCTGCACGATACGCGCGTGCCGATGATCTACGCGCTGGTCGGCTATTGGGTCGTCGGGCTGGGGGTCGGCGTGTGGCTGGCGTTCGGGCGCGGCTGGCAGGGCGCGGGGATCTGGACCGGGCTTGCGGTCGGCCTGGCGTTCGTCGCCGCGCTGATGATCCGGCGGTGGGCGCGGCGCGACCGGCTCGGGCTGGTCGCGCCGCTCCGCACCTAG
- the sppA gene encoding signal peptide peptidase SppA: protein MRFVAAIWKLLVGIKDALVLLLMLLFFGALYAALSSRPAPITDGVLALDLKGVLVEQPSEVDALAALAGMGGAAKEHRLSTLVAMLREAKDDDRVKAVALDLDGFLGGGQASLNSLGQALDEVRKSGKTVAAFATGYTNDGYQLAAHASEIWLPELGAVAVAGPGGDNLYYKGLLDKLGVSVNTYRVGEFKSAVEPFTRSDMSPEARANAQALADALLETWKDGIRRARPAAAPGLDQMLGDPVAALAGGNDLSRAALRLKLVDRIGERQAFYARLAELGGEDSDSAGGFSRITLAAYQRGLEEGSGPIGVVTVAGEIVDGQAGPGLAGGETIARAIEKGLAVGNLKALVVRIDSPGGSVLASERIRQAVLAARKQGLPVVASMGDVAASGGYWVATAANTIIAEPATITGSIGVFGILPSFQGTLDKLGLAADGIRTTPLSGEPDVLNGPSPAANALIQAGVEQVYAKFLAIAAASRKKTPAEIDRIAQGRVWDGGTARQLGLVDSFGDLDEAIAKAGELAKLGEDERGITLLEESPDGWEGFLAGLAEDDEQDQAPTDAFATLGPAPQALVARALDDVRRIVSGPTIQVRCLDCPPSVTVSRTRTELGWRDWLMALLS, encoded by the coding sequence ATGCGCTTCGTGGCGGCGATCTGGAAATTGCTCGTTGGGATCAAGGACGCGCTCGTCCTCCTGCTGATGCTGCTGTTCTTCGGAGCGCTCTACGCCGCACTCTCGTCACGCCCGGCGCCGATCACCGACGGCGTGCTCGCGCTCGATCTCAAGGGTGTGCTGGTTGAGCAGCCGTCCGAAGTGGATGCGCTCGCCGCGCTTGCCGGAATGGGCGGGGCGGCCAAGGAGCATCGCCTCAGCACGCTCGTCGCGATGCTGCGCGAGGCCAAGGACGACGACCGCGTCAAGGCCGTGGCGCTCGACCTCGACGGCTTCCTCGGCGGCGGCCAGGCCAGCCTCAACTCGCTCGGCCAGGCGCTCGACGAAGTACGCAAGTCGGGCAAGACCGTCGCCGCCTTCGCCACCGGCTACACCAACGACGGCTATCAGCTCGCCGCCCACGCCTCGGAAATTTGGCTGCCCGAGCTCGGCGCGGTCGCGGTCGCCGGACCGGGCGGCGACAACCTCTATTACAAGGGGCTGCTCGACAAGCTGGGGGTGAGCGTCAACACCTATCGGGTCGGCGAGTTCAAGTCGGCGGTAGAACCGTTCACCCGCTCCGACATGTCGCCCGAGGCGCGCGCCAACGCGCAGGCGCTCGCCGACGCTTTGCTGGAGACGTGGAAGGACGGCATTCGCCGCGCCCGCCCGGCCGCAGCTCCGGGTCTCGACCAGATGCTCGGCGATCCGGTCGCCGCGCTCGCCGGCGGCAACGATCTGTCGCGCGCCGCGCTGCGCCTGAAGCTGGTCGATCGCATCGGCGAGCGTCAGGCCTTTTACGCGCGGCTTGCCGAGCTTGGCGGCGAAGATTCTGACTCGGCCGGCGGTTTCAGCCGGATCACCCTGGCAGCCTATCAGCGCGGGCTCGAAGAGGGCAGTGGCCCGATCGGCGTCGTCACCGTCGCCGGCGAGATCGTCGACGGTCAGGCTGGCCCCGGATTGGCCGGCGGCGAGACGATCGCCCGGGCGATCGAAAAGGGCCTCGCGGTCGGCAATCTCAAGGCGCTGGTGGTGCGAATCGACAGCCCCGGCGGCTCGGTCCTCGCATCCGAGCGGATCCGCCAGGCCGTCCTCGCCGCGCGCAAGCAGGGCCTGCCGGTGGTCGCCTCGATGGGCGACGTCGCCGCGTCGGGCGGCTACTGGGTCGCGACCGCCGCAAACACCATCATCGCCGAGCCCGCGACCATCACCGGCTCGATCGGCGTGTTCGGAATCCTCCCGAGCTTCCAGGGCACGCTCGACAAGCTCGGCCTCGCCGCCGACGGCATTCGCACCACGCCGCTGTCAGGTGAGCCGGACGTGCTCAACGGCCCCTCGCCCGCCGCCAATGCGCTGATCCAGGCCGGCGTCGAACAGGTCTACGCCAAATTCCTCGCGATCGCCGCCGCCAGCCGCAAGAAGACTCCCGCCGAGATCGACCGGATCGCTCAAGGCCGGGTGTGGGACGGCGGCACCGCGCGCCAATTGGGGCTAGTCGACAGCTTCGGCGATCTCGACGAGGCGATCGCCAAAGCCGGCGAACTGGCCAAGCTCGGCGAGGACGAGCGCGGGATTACCTTGCTGGAGGAAAGCCCGGACGGGTGGGAAGGCTTCCTTGCCGGTCTCGCCGAGGACGACGAGCAGGACCAGGCCCCGACCGACGCGTTCGCCACGCTCGGCCCGGCCCCGCAGGCGCTGGTCGCGCGGGCGCTCGACGACGTGCGGCGGATTGTGAGCGGCCCGACCATCCAGGTCCGTTGCCTCGATTGCCCGCCAAGCGTCACCGTCTCCCGCACTCGAACCGAACTCGGCTGGCGCGACTGGCTGATGGCGCTGCTGAGCTAG
- a CDS encoding L,D-transpeptidase family protein: protein MKKLIMASFALALAGCATAPAPIAPVAPPKPVVIDNPLTVSAEREATLKFGGTGLKPGDYRMLPANAIPVKGTVNVLVSLRNQRTYVYKAGQLVAFSTHSHGTADHPTDPGEFKILAKKVFHRSNKYSNAPMPHMQRLDKWGRAFHGGVVPGYPASHGCIRLPPKMAKALYGLTKVGDVVTIES, encoded by the coding sequence ATGAAGAAATTGATAATGGCGAGCTTCGCGCTGGCGCTTGCGGGTTGCGCCACAGCGCCCGCCCCGATCGCTCCGGTCGCGCCCCCCAAGCCGGTCGTGATCGACAACCCGCTGACCGTGTCGGCCGAGCGCGAGGCGACCCTGAAGTTCGGCGGGACCGGCCTGAAGCCCGGCGATTATCGGATGCTCCCGGCCAACGCGATCCCGGTCAAGGGCACGGTGAACGTGCTGGTCAGCCTCAGGAACCAGCGTACCTATGTCTACAAGGCCGGCCAGTTGGTTGCCTTCTCGACCCACAGCCACGGCACCGCCGATCACCCGACCGATCCCGGCGAGTTCAAGATCCTCGCCAAGAAGGTCTTCCACCGCTCCAACAAATATTCCAACGCGCCGATGCCGCACATGCAGCGCCTCGACAAATGGGGCCGGGCATTCCACGGCGGCGTGGTCCCGGGCTATCCCGCCAGCCACGGCTGCATCCGCTTGCCCCCGAAAATGGCCAAAGCGCTTTACGGCCTGACCAAGGTCGGCGACGTGGTGACGATCGAAAGCTAG
- the groES gene encoding co-chaperone GroES, producing the protein MGFRPLHDRVLVRRVEAEEKTAGGIIIPDSAKEKPQEGEVVSVGTGARADDGTITPLDVKAGDKILFGKWSGTEVKLDGEDLIIMKESDILGIVG; encoded by the coding sequence ATGGGTTTCAGGCCGCTTCATGACCGCGTCCTCGTCCGCCGGGTCGAGGCTGAGGAAAAGACCGCCGGCGGGATCATCATCCCCGACAGCGCCAAGGAAAAGCCGCAGGAAGGCGAAGTCGTCTCGGTCGGCACCGGCGCCCGCGCCGACGACGGCACGATCACCCCGCTCGACGTCAAGGCGGGCGACAAGATCCTGTTCGGCAAATGGTCGGGCACCGAGGTCAAGCTCGACGGCGAGGACCTCATCATCATGAAGGAAAGCGACATCCTCGGAATTGTTGGCTGA
- the groL gene encoding chaperonin GroEL (60 kDa chaperone family; promotes refolding of misfolded polypeptides especially under stressful conditions; forms two stacked rings of heptamers to form a barrel-shaped 14mer; ends can be capped by GroES; misfolded proteins enter the barrel where they are refolded when GroES binds) — protein MAAKDVKFSRDARERIMKGVDILADAVKVTLGPKGRNVVIDKSFGAPRITKDGVTVAKEIELKDKFENMGAQMVREVASKTNDIAGDGTTTATVLAQAIVREGMKSVAAGMNPMDLKRGIDLAVTKVVEDLKGRSKPVSGSQEIAQVGIISANGDKEVGEKIAEAMDKVGKEGVITVEEAKGLEFELDVVEGMQFDRGYLSPYFITNPEKMQVELSDPYILIHEKKLSNLQAMLPILEAVVQSGRPLLIIAEDIEGEALATLVVNKLRGGLKVAAVKAPGFGDRRKAMLEDIAILTGGEMISEDLGIKLENVTTAMLGTAKKVVIDKDNTTIVDGAGTSDAIQGRTAAIRQQIDATTSDYDREKLQERLAKLAGGVAVIKVGGATEVEVKERKDRVDDALHATRAAVEEGIVPGGGTALLYATKALEGLKGSNDDQTRGVDIVRKAIEAPLRQIAQNAGVDGAVVAGNLLREADQTMGFNAATDTYENLVSAGVVDPTKVVRIALQDAASVAGLLITTEATVAEMPEDKPAMPMGGGGMGGMGGMDF, from the coding sequence ATGGCAGCCAAGGACGTGAAATTCAGCCGTGACGCGCGCGAGCGCATCATGAAGGGCGTCGACATCCTTGCCGACGCGGTCAAGGTCACGCTCGGTCCCAAGGGCCGCAACGTGGTCATCGACAAGAGCTTCGGCGCGCCGCGCATCACCAAGGACGGCGTCACCGTCGCCAAGGAGATCGAGCTCAAGGACAAGTTCGAGAATATGGGCGCGCAGATGGTCCGCGAGGTCGCCTCGAAGACCAACGACATCGCCGGCGACGGCACCACCACCGCCACCGTTCTCGCCCAGGCGATCGTCCGCGAGGGCATGAAGTCGGTCGCGGCCGGAATGAACCCGATGGACCTCAAGCGCGGCATCGATCTCGCCGTCACCAAGGTGGTCGAGGACCTGAAGGGCCGCTCCAAGCCGGTTTCGGGCAGCCAGGAGATTGCCCAGGTCGGAATCATCTCGGCCAATGGCGACAAGGAAGTCGGCGAGAAGATCGCCGAGGCGATGGACAAGGTCGGCAAGGAAGGCGTGATCACCGTCGAGGAGGCCAAAGGCCTCGAGTTCGAGCTCGACGTGGTCGAGGGCATGCAGTTCGACCGCGGCTATTTGTCGCCCTACTTCATCACCAACCCGGAAAAGATGCAGGTCGAGCTCAGCGACCCCTACATCCTCATCCACGAGAAGAAGCTCAGCAACCTCCAGGCGATGCTTCCGATCCTCGAGGCCGTGGTCCAGAGCGGACGTCCGCTGCTGATCATCGCCGAGGATATCGAGGGCGAAGCGCTGGCGACCCTAGTCGTCAACAAGCTGCGCGGCGGCCTCAAGGTCGCGGCGGTCAAGGCGCCGGGCTTCGGCGATCGCCGCAAGGCGATGCTCGAGGATATCGCCATCCTGACCGGCGGAGAGATGATCTCCGAGGATCTCGGCATCAAGCTCGAGAACGTCACCACCGCCATGCTCGGCACCGCCAAGAAGGTCGTCATCGACAAGGATAATACGACAATCGTTGACGGCGCCGGCACGAGCGACGCCATCCAGGGCCGCACCGCCGCGATCCGCCAGCAAATCGACGCCACCACCAGCGACTACGACCGCGAGAAGCTCCAGGAGCGTCTCGCCAAGCTCGCCGGCGGCGTGGCCGTGATCAAGGTCGGCGGCGCTACCGAGGTCGAGGTCAAGGAGCGCAAGGACCGCGTCGACGACGCGCTCCATGCGACCCGCGCCGCGGTCGAAGAAGGCATTGTCCCGGGCGGGGGCACCGCGTTGCTCTATGCGACCAAGGCGCTCGAAGGCCTCAAGGGCAGCAATGACGACCAGACTCGCGGTGTCGACATCGTCCGCAAGGCGATCGAGGCCCCGCTTCGCCAGATCGCCCAGAACGCGGGCGTCGACGGCGCGGTCGTGGCCGGCAATCTGCTGCGCGAGGCCGACCAGACGATGGGCTTCAACGCCGCCACCGACACCTATGAGAATTTGGTGTCGGCCGGTGTCGTCGATCCGACCAAGGTGGTGCGCATCGCGCTTCAGGACGCTGCGTCGGTCGCCGGCCTGCTAATTACCACCGAAGCCACCGTTGCGGAAATGCCGGAAGACAAGCCGGCCATGCCGATGGGCGGCGGCGGGATGGGCGGAATGGGCGGAATGGACTTCTAG
- a CDS encoding circumsporozoite protein, producing MKKVALTVAVLALGLAACEDNAPDNEASTVNTIEMEANADTAAAANSVDNALDATENAADNAVVTDDEAAANNTATNNAM from the coding sequence ATGAAGAAAGTTGCCCTGACCGTTGCGGTCCTCGCGCTCGGCCTCGCCGCGTGCGAAGACAATGCGCCTGACAACGAAGCCAGCACCGTCAACACCATCGAGATGGAAGCCAATGCGGATACCGCCGCGGCTGCCAACTCGGTCGACAATGCGCTCGACGCCACCGAGAACGCGGCCGACAACGCCGTCGTCACGGACGACGAGGCTGCTGCCAACAACACCGCGACCAACAACGCGATGTAA